The DNA segment AGAGCTTGTTACCAGAATCCATAAAGTTAGACAGGTAACGCTTGCTCACAGGCTGCATCTTGCAGATGGAGTTGGGTGTGCTCACATGTTCCGGATGGGAGATGTCCCTGGCCCTTAGCATGTGCCTGGGGGAAGTACGAGTCACTGGTTCTGTGTCCTTCCAGCCACAAAATCTGCGAACTTCCATTCAGTACGCAGACTGAACGGgctgggaggtgctgtgcaCAAGTGCTGCGTTGCTTACAGATTGCTTTGTAACAGCTGTGTAACCCCTGCAATATGGAAGAAATATGTCAAGAATTCCATAAACTGGAATGACACCCAGTGACTCTCTATTTTGTACGTGGGGGGGGGTTAATACTGTTTTATAATGTGGATTTATAAAATGATGATGTGGAATGTGATATACATATAGATTTATCACTTTGATTTCAAGTGTAAGactaaaatgaggaaaaaaacatgaaatgtaTGATTGCATTGTACTTAACGATATGTGATAGGTTTagttttatatttcaaatagGACCGATTCTCCAAAATAGTTCAGTTTTGACCTTTGAACCTGTGGAAAATATTCACAGTGGTGTGTTTTTCCCTCCGATTTCTTAGATGCACACAGTAAAAGGGCAGCCTTTGGAAAATGGAAGTCCGTCACCTGCTCCCTGTCACTCCTCTCAGTCTGATGGTGCTCCAGAAAATACACAGTCCAGAGCAGCAGAGCTTTGTGACTCTCCCGAGTCCGTTACGTCTGAGACAATAAGACCTTCTGCCGGTAATGGTTAGTAGTTTTACACAAGTGCTAGCTAATTTGTTTTTGAAGTAGTTGTCCTTTTTTTTGAGTTGTTATATGACAGTACATAAAAGGCAACGTATTGAGTGGACTTGTTGAGGGACATCTTGGGTATCCCAGAATGCTTCTCAGAAGTCCAGAGGGGAGAATAACTTGTCATTCTGCTCAGTTTTAATGAGTGCGAAATCGATGGTTTGTAATACAATAAAAACTGTGTACACTTTCTTGAAAAaggattaattaaaaaaagtttccacGGGTTGGTAACATGAAAAACCAAATTGTGCGGGGGAGGAGTCTAAATAAGTAGAACCTCTTATCTCCTCGAGATACCCTAGTTGCTGCAAATTATGGCTGACAATGAgcataatctttttttataaggaatacaccttttatttttctcttatgGCTTATTTTCTTATAAATCACTTGAAGATGGAGCAAATTTAGGTCAAGCAAGCCAGGAAGCAGCTAATTCTTCAGATGGGCAAGTGAGTGATGCTCAGCCTGTGAATGATCTTATGCTCAAAGTAGAACGGTAAGTTGTCTTTTGCAGACTTCCTAATGTATTGTATTTGTTTCTTAGGAAgcagttttgttgtttggggctttttatttgtttttaacaaacaGGCTTAATTACATGATTTTAAGTGCTGTTATCTGGCAAGCGTTTATATGTCTTACTTGTGTTTAGATGTCTGTGACAATAGTAGggttgattaaaaaaatctttaaaattaatctcatttttcacgtactctgaaagaaagaggtaatctgcaaaaatacaaacattcaCCTTTAATGCTTGAATAGAGACAATATGTTTACTATTAAAACATTGAACTGAAAGCACTTGAAACTGGGGTAAAAGTGCTAATCAAGGTTGTGTACCTTGATGctatcttaatttctttttcttcttgtctatGTTATGGCTGTTCGTAGTCTAGGTGTATTGAGAAAGCCAGCGGAATCCTTTTCTGAGACTCTTCTGTTTTGATCAGTGAACTGTAATAAGGTCTGAGTAATGGTAGTTCTAGTATTTCAAAGTGTGGTAACCAGAAATGTCCGGTCCAATAATGGTTCATTCATTAACACTGATTTTAAATACAAGATTTTGTGTATAAACTTATTTGTTAGCATCTGGAAGACTAATACTATTTGTAATAGCCtatctaaaataaataacacataCTTAgtaaacagaattatttatactgttaaatgtattttaaaacgtgtttatgtttaatttcagttttcttccagaGTTGCTGGACAATAAGTATAATTTTACTTACCACCGATAAGAAAATGCAGTCAGTATTTTACTATGAATATCAAAGTTACTTTCAAAGATGTGCATTAATCTTGAATTATGTCATATTTGCATATATCTACAACATTtctttcagggggaaaaaaaaaaaagaggcaaaggtCTGTGGtaattacctttttctttttcaaaaaggaaaacagctgccACACAAACCAAATCTGTCTGATTGTCTGACTTCTCGTGGTGTTTGGCCAGGCCTGCCCTTTCCCCAGACTTAAAATATGTTGTAAATTACTATGGTTTAAAGTCAGTCCTTATGCTAAGACACCTTTCTGGAGACATGAGACAGATGCACGTGCATCTTTGTCAGTGCTCTGCGTTACTCGCTTTCCATTGTAGGAAGCGATGTGCAGAAGAAACCAGATGGCTTGAATAGCAAAGAAGAGCCTGAGATTCAGTGTTCCTGTTCCCACAGATCATAAGTAGTGTTTGCTTATTGTATCTTTTACAAGTTGGTTCAACAGTAAGAATATGTAAGGATCTTCATTTACTGAGTGGAAGGGGACAGAAGGAATACAGTAAACTCCATTAAAAATTGGAAACCAGGTGGTGAATCACCACCTCATCTTTTTATTCACATTCACCCGCATGTGAATGAATCATTACTGTTACACTAGGTATTGGCACTGTTACAGTTCATATTCATTTTCACGTGTTCCATTCTTCTGTAAGTATTTGCAAATGcttcattaacatttaaaaatgttaataacagatactgcagttttcagacttttcacttttattcttcactatagaataacaaaaaagcttgaagagaggagagaagagaaaaggaaagaggaagaacaggtaacacaaaaatgtgaaaccacttagaattttttttatacccttatttgaataaatgcttaattcctttttaaacaaGTGTACTTCAATCTTGTCTTTTTTCCAAGGCAATTTTGTGGTCCAATTTTTATGTCTCTGTTTtctattcagaaagaaattaagaaagaaattgaaCGGAGAAAAACTGGTAAGGAAATGTTGGAGTACAAAAGACGACAGGAAGAAGAATTGACAAAACGTATGTTAgaggaaaggaacagagaaaaggcGGAGGAGAAGGCTGCTAGAGAGCGTATAAGACAACAGATTGCAATGGTAAATTCCCTGTTTTGGAGGGTagcttgctgcttctctcacaGGGGCCACTGCGGACTAAAATGATTAATTCTCTCATTTGGTGAAACTTGGAAAGATTGtccatttttcctgtttggaaTCCTGTGGCCTTGTCTTGTCACAATTTAGGTGGTGGTTGGGGTTGATGTTGCATTTCCTGTGTATAAAATGAAACTTCTGCTTTCATATTTATGATGCTCTTACCTATCTGAACAAACAtaacttttctttcatgttgCTTAAGCCCCATGGAGAATTACGAtttgaacataaaaataattgcaatttAAGCATGCTTCTGGAACAGAAGCACAGGGAATACTTAATTGTGGAACATGCAAAAGAACACTGATCTCAAAACGGTGGGGAGAATTATTTTCTAAgtttgtatatatgtgtgtatgaatATAGTTTGTTACAATTGAAATCCCTCCTCATTATTAGGTTTTGCCCTAGAACACTTAGAACTGTAATCCTGTAACTTTTCATAagatctttccttttgttttcactggAGTGTTAGAATTGCATGGGAAGATCAGCTATTAACAACTGTTTGCGGGAAGTGACTCACCGAAAAGTGCGTTCTCTTGGCTAGTGATGTGAGATTGTGCAGTGTGGCAGTGAATAATTCTTTGCAGCACTACCGTCTTTTCTCCGTATGGCCTGCTTCTGTCTGTACTTGGGTACCGAGTACAGATCGTAGCTCTGTTTGAATGAATATTAAGAACCAATTTATGGTAAAGAATAAGGGTTCTCTTTGGTCCTTTCACAGGATCGTGCTGAAAGAGCAGCTCGCTTTGCAAAATcaaaggaagaggcagaagctgcaaaagctgcagctcttcaggcTAAACAGGCTGAAATAGAAGCCAGAAAAGAAGCATCTCAAAAAGAGCGAAGGTGAGTTGCTGTAGAGAGTATGTTCTTTGGGGAGAGAGAAGTAAAGAAACTTGAACTTTGAAGGGATTTATTATATATCCTGATCTATTAATTGATGCCTTGttgaactatttaaaaatagtgaCAAAAAGTTGGCTTTTATAATATTTATTCATAGCTATTTACATGAATATTATGTTCTCTCGTAACTTTCATCCTTTTTGACATTTCTGATTCTGAAACTCTAGCCatctttctctgtgtgttaTTTTAGTTAGATGAGAGCTTTTTCTGTCTGATCTTTGATTTAAATACCGTGTATAATGGGGCTAGGTGGGGAACTAGAGAAGATGAGGATGTGGCAAGATCATGTCGAGAGCGAATGACTAGATAATGTCAGAAGTGCACCGGGGAGGGTGGTGCTGATGCAGCTGTTTGGCTGTGTGTGCACTTGGCTTGGGTTCAGCAAGGCTTGATTGGGGTCATCAGCTGCCTGTGTCAGAGCTGTCTCCTGCTTTGCCCAGCACCACTGTTTTAAGAAATATTCTAACCTGTAGCAACCTTACGTGGAGTTACGGAGCCGCTGTGAGTCTGGTACTGCCCTGAACAGAGGGCAAGcaacagcctgtgctggtgttgAAACTCACACAGTGATGCTGGGCCGTGCCTAGTGGAGTATAGAATTACTTGCCAAGACAGCTTAAATGCCTGTCCCCTCACATAGTACAGCTTGACAACAAAACAGCTTGAAGAATAAAAGTAATGCAGGctacacaaaaagaaacatagCCTACTCATTTCTTCAAATATCTCATGCGCTTACTCATTTTTTACACAATTAATGTTAATATCTTGTTTGAATCGTGATGGATTTTGGACTGTGATAAAAACCAGGGGAGATGCATTGTGGGATACAAGCAGGTGGTTAGCAACTGTAGATCCAAACGCGTagcccacctgcagtgctgccttaCGTAGGATGACTGTCCCCCTTTTCCACATTGATACCATCAAGCTAAAGCCCCGGGAGCATTTGAGTGTACCTGTTCATACGCTGACTGACCCCGATACGTGTCCCGCAGTGCAATAGCCAGGATTCAGTTCCGCCTCCCAGATGGATCTTCCTTTACTAACCAGTTCCCATCTGAAGCACGGCTAGAAGAAGCAAGGCAATTTGCTGCACAGGTAAACTggagtttctttttcttagctGCGTGCTGATTACAACTTGGTGTAGCATCAACTAGGTGGGAAATTGTCGTCAACTGcctgcctttttgtttctttgaaggGGGTTTTGGTAGTGGCCCTCTCCAGTGCCACCAACTGCCTTTGCATTACTGCAGTGTACCATTAGTAAGAGATAGAATCCTTCATTTTTCTATACAAAGATGACTGATAATTTGATACAGAGCTCTTGAGCGTACCTTGCCATATTGATCCAGCGGGCAAATGTGCAATTGTTTGAAAGTGAACAGctacaaataaaatgttttctttgtattttcacagACTGTTGGTAATGCTTACGGCAATTTTTCACTGGCAACAATGTTTCCCAGAAGAGAGTTTACCAAAGAAGATTACGGAAAGAAATTACTGGAACTAGAGTTAGCACCCAGTGCTTCAGTAGTGTTGCTGCCGGtaggtgttgggttttggtttgtttgctgttcATTTTCCTGCAAACAGCAGTACTGTCGCTGTGTATTCACTGTTTAGTCAGCCATGATAATACTTGGCTTGAATTTTGGTCTTTTCTGTGTCTAAGACAGACTgcaaaataacttcagtttttGTCAGGACTGATTTGGAGCAGGgatttttctgaagcagataAATGATGGCGTAATTATCTGTCTAATGTGTAACCGAAGGAGTTCTCTTGTGtctgctgagctgcttctgAATTATAGATTAAATACTCCTTGTCTACAAGACCACAGCTTTAATATCTGACAAATTTGCTTTGTGTGTCTATGACCAGGCGGGAAGACCTGCTACTTCTGTTGTTCAGGCTTCAGGCGGTGATCTGTGGAAGTTCTTGGGCACAATACTTTATCCTCTCTTAGCGGTTTGGAGATTTATTAGCAACTTTTTGTTTACAAGTCCACCCCCCTCACAGTCTGCTGTGAGATCGGCTCATCAGCAAGACCATTCAAGTCCTTCGGCATCTAGCAGCGTTGAGCAAAGCAGGTAATCCAAGTTGTTTAAGGCAGCTGTTTCTCAGACTGCTTGCTGggattgttttcattttgtagtGGGGAACTGAGCTGCATCTGTCCCAtagctgctgccctccccttATAGTTCCTGAGCACTGCCCTTTCTGGCTGGTTAAAAGGTGGTTAATGGGGTGGCTGGTAAACTGCATGGCAGCTCTGACTGGGGTTTCTTGGCTTTTGCATGGGTGATTAAGCAAACTCAGTACTGTTGGCTTCTGTTTCCCGTCGGAGAGCAGAGAGAGCTTTGTCTTGCAGTCATTTGTGAATAGTGACTAGAGCTGCAACTACAAATGTGGGCTTTGCTTCAGCTGCTACTGTTTGGAAGATAAAAATTTTGAACATGAGATGTCGAAGTGGTGTGGTTGTACAAGCAGCTCAAGCAACCGCTGCCTCATGTTGATGGTTAAGGTTTTGTATTGCGTAGAGTGAGATCTTGCCTGTACCGggagagctgctccaggtgAAGCAGCGGGGGGGCTGCCATGCTGGGCGCTTCCCAGCGGAAATGAGATCCTGGCAATTTGACTGCTAAATGACAAATTTTCAGCTGGGTATCACTCTCAAGGAAACAGTGGCTTTCTTCAGCCTTTTGGTACTGGGAATAAGAACAGGAGTGTTGCATGATCTGCATTTATCGCATTTACGTCTCTTGTGTAATTATTACCAGGGAAACTGTCAAACTTCACCGTCATTTGTTCCCTAGGCAAGCAGTCAGGAAACGAGTAGTGGAAAAGCGGGGGgaagactttaaaaaagaaggcaaaatatACAGACTGAGGACTCAAGACGATGGAGAAGATGAAAACAACACTTGGAATGGAAATTCTACACAACAAATGTAGTTTTGAGTAACTGTCATAAGCATTGTCtggcttcccccacccccccttatTTGATCTAAGTTGACTAAAGCTTCTGGACAAGTGGGCTTATTTTTACACTGACTGAACTACTTTTTATTCCTGCAGCGGAGTATGGAATAAACTAAGTCACCtaagtcagaaaa comes from the Falco peregrinus isolate bFalPer1 chromosome 8, bFalPer1.pri, whole genome shotgun sequence genome and includes:
- the UBXN4 gene encoding UBX domain-containing protein 4 isoform X1, giving the protein MMWFGGSIPAAIAAAKQRSSVFVVFVSGEDEQSTEMAARWEDEKVTEAASDGFVAIKIDSKSEACLQFSQIYPVVCVPSSFFIGDNGIPLEVIAGSVSVEELVTRIHKVRQMHTVKGQPLENGSPSPAPCHSSQSDGAPENTQSRAAELCDSPESVTSETIRPSAGNDGANLGQASQEAANSSDGQVSDAQPVNDLMLKVERITKKLEERREEKRKEEEQKEIKKEIERRKTGKEMLEYKRRQEEELTKRMLEERNREKAEEKAARERIRQQIAMDRAERAARFAKSKEEAEAAKAAALQAKQAEIEARKEASQKERSAIARIQFRLPDGSSFTNQFPSEARLEEARQFAAQTVGNAYGNFSLATMFPRREFTKEDYGKKLLELELAPSASVVLLPAGRPATSVVQASGGDLWKFLGTILYPLLAVWRFISNFLFTSPPPSQSAVRSAHQQDHSSPSASSSVEQSRQAVRKRVVEKRGEDFKKEGKIYRLRTQDDGEDENNTWNGNSTQQM
- the UBXN4 gene encoding UBX domain-containing protein 4 isoform X3; protein product: MGEDEQSTEMAARWEDEKVTEAASDGFVAIKIDSKSEACLQFSQIYPVVCVPSSFFIGDNGIPLEVIAGSVSVEELVTRIHKVRQMHTVKGQPLENGSPSPAPCHSSQSDGAPENTQSRAAELCDSPESVTSETIRPSAGNDGANLGQASQEAANSSDGQVSDAQPVNDLMLKVERITKKLEERREEKRKEEEQKEIKKEIERRKTGKEMLEYKRRQEEELTKRMLEERNREKAEEKAARERIRQQIAMDRAERAARFAKSKEEAEAAKAAALQAKQAEIEARKEASQKERSAIARIQFRLPDGSSFTNQFPSEARLEEARQFAAQTVGNAYGNFSLATMFPRREFTKEDYGKKLLELELAPSASVVLLPAGRPATSVVQASGGDLWKFLGTILYPLLAVWRFISNFLFTSPPPSQSAVRSAHQQDHSSPSASSSVEQSRQAVRKRVVEKRGEDFKKEGKIYRLRTQDDGEDENNTWNGNSTQQM
- the UBXN4 gene encoding UBX domain-containing protein 4 isoform X4; its protein translation is MNNLLRWLPGGKMRSEACLQFSQIYPVVCVPSSFFIGDNGIPLEVIAGSVSVEELVTRIHKVRQMHTVKGQPLENGSPSPAPCHSSQSDGAPENTQSRAAELCDSPESVTSETIRPSAGNDGANLGQASQEAANSSDGQVSDAQPVNDLMLKVERITKKLEERREEKRKEEEQKEIKKEIERRKTGKEMLEYKRRQEEELTKRMLEERNREKAEEKAARERIRQQIAMDRAERAARFAKSKEEAEAAKAAALQAKQAEIEARKEASQKERSAIARIQFRLPDGSSFTNQFPSEARLEEARQFAAQTVGNAYGNFSLATMFPRREFTKEDYGKKLLELELAPSASVVLLPAGRPATSVVQASGGDLWKFLGTILYPLLAVWRFISNFLFTSPPPSQSAVRSAHQQDHSSPSASSSVEQSRQAVRKRVVEKRGEDFKKEGKIYRLRTQDDGEDENNTWNGNSTQQM
- the UBXN4 gene encoding UBX domain-containing protein 4 isoform X2; this encodes MMWFGGSIPAAIAAAKQRSSVFVVFVSGEDEQSTEMAARWEDEKVTEAASDGFVAIKIDSKSEACLQFSQIYPVVCVPSSFFIGDNGIPLEVIAGSVSVEELVTRIHKVRQMHTVKGQPLENGSPSPAPCHSSQSDGAPENTQSRAAELCDSPESVTSETIRPSADGANLGQASQEAANSSDGQVSDAQPVNDLMLKVERITKKLEERREEKRKEEEQKEIKKEIERRKTGKEMLEYKRRQEEELTKRMLEERNREKAEEKAARERIRQQIAMDRAERAARFAKSKEEAEAAKAAALQAKQAEIEARKEASQKERSAIARIQFRLPDGSSFTNQFPSEARLEEARQFAAQTVGNAYGNFSLATMFPRREFTKEDYGKKLLELELAPSASVVLLPAGRPATSVVQASGGDLWKFLGTILYPLLAVWRFISNFLFTSPPPSQSAVRSAHQQDHSSPSASSSVEQSRQAVRKRVVEKRGEDFKKEGKIYRLRTQDDGEDENNTWNGNSTQQM